From Pan paniscus chromosome 9, NHGRI_mPanPan1-v2.0_pri, whole genome shotgun sequence, the proteins below share one genomic window:
- the RCOR2 gene encoding REST corepressor 2 isoform X3, with protein sequence MPSVMEKPSAGSGILSRSRAKTVPNGGQPHSEDDSSEEEHSHDSMIRVGTNYQAVIPECKPESPARYSNKELKGMLVWSPNHCVSDAKLDKYIAMAKEKHGYNIEQALGMLLWHKHDVEKSLADLANFTPFPDEWTVEDKVLFEQAFGFHGKCFQRIQQMLPDKLIPSLVKYYYSWKKTRSRTSVMDRQARRLGGRKDKEDSDELEEGRGGVSEGEPDPGDPKREPLPSRPLNARPGPGKKEVQVSQYRHHPLRTRRRPPKGMYLSPEGLTAVSGSPDLANLTLRGLDSQLISLKRQVQSMKQTNSSLRQALEGGIDPLRPPEANTKFNSRWTTDEQLLAVQAIRRYGKDFGAIAEVIGNKTLTQVKTFFVSYRRRFNLEEVLQEWEAEQDGVPGAPVPMEEARRGAPLPAPALEEDDEVRRG encoded by the exons ATGCCCTCGGTGATGGAGAAGCCGAGCGCGGGCTCAGGGATCCTGTCCCGCAGCCGGGCCAAGACGGTGCCCAACGGCGGACAGCCCCACTCGGAGGATGACAGCAGCGAGGAGGAGCACTCGCACG ACAGTATGATCCGCGTTGGAACCAATTACCAGGCCGTAATTCCGGAGTGCAAGCCTG AGAGCCCCGCACGCTACAGCAACAAGGAGCTGAAGGGGATGCTGGTGTGGTCACCCAACCACTGTGTGTCAGATGCCAAGC TTGACAAGTACATTGCGATGGCCAAGGAGAAGCATGGCTACAACATTGAGCAG GCGCTGGGCATGCTTCTGTGGCATAAGCACGATGTGGAGAAGTCGCTGGCCGACCTGGCCAACTTCACCCCATTCCCTGACGAGTGGACAGTAGAGGACAAGGTGCTGTTTGAACAGGCCTTTGGCTTCCACGGCAAATGTTTCCAGCGGATCCAGCAGATG CTGCCTGACAAGTTGATTCCCAGCCTGGTGAAATACTACTACTCTTGGAAGAAGACCCGCAGCCGAACTAGTGTGATGGACAGACAGGCCCGGCGGCTGGGGGGCCGCAAGGACAAAGAAGACAG TGATGAGCTCGAAGAGGGTCGAGGAGGCGTGAGTGAGGGAGAGCCCGATCCTGGAGATCCCAAGAGAGAG CCTCTACCCTCTCGGCCCCTGAATGCACGCCCAGGCCCTGGGAAAAAGGAGGTCCAGGTGTCTCAGTACCGCCACCATCCCTTGCGAACCCGGCGTCGCCCACCCAAGGGCATGTACCTGAGCCCTGAGGGCCTCACGGCAGTGTCAGGAAGCCCGGACCTTGCCAACCTCACGCTCCGAGGTCTTGACTCTCAGCTCATCTCCCTCAAGCGCCAG GTACAGAGCATGAAGCAGACGAACAGCAGCCTGCGCCAAGCCCTGGAGGGCGGTATTGATCCACTACGCCCCCCGGAG GCCAACACCAAGTTCAACTCCCGCTGGACCACAGATGAGCAGCTTTTGGCTGTTCAAG CCATCCGTAGGTATGGCAAAGACTTTGGGGCTATTGCAGAGGTGATTGGGAACAAGACTCTGACCCAGGTGAAGACTTTCTTTGTGAGCTACCGGCGCCGCTTCAATCTGGAGGAGGTGCTGCAGGaatgggaggctgagcaggatgGGGTCCCTGGAGCCCCAGTCCCCATGGAGGAGGCTAGGAGAGGGGCTCCATTGCCAGCCCCAGCCCTAGAGGAAGATGACGAGGTGAGAAGGGGGTGA
- the RCOR2 gene encoding REST corepressor 2 isoform X2: protein MPSVMEKPSAGSGILSRSRAKTVPNGGQPHSEDDSSEEEHSHDSMIRVGTNYQAVIPECKPESPARYSNKELKGMLVWSPNHCVSDAKLDKYIAMAKEKHGYNIEQALGMLLWHKHDVEKSLADLANFTPFPDEWTVEDKVLFEQAFGFHGKCFQRIQQMLPDKLIPSLVKYYYSWKKTRSRTSVMDRQARRLGGRKDKEDSDELEEGRGGVSEGEPDPGDPKREPLPSRPLNARPGPGKKEVQVSQYRHHPLRTRRRPPKGMYLSPEGLTAVSGSPDLANLTLRGLDSQLISLKRQVQSMKQTNSSLRQALEGGIDPLRPPEANTKFNSRWTTDEQLLAVQGPDYIGLHVRAPISAPCATTPSTAHLAVPATPAAEATFAHSSHSAPTATPTAAGPLPPAPAGPQPAPTASHPPRSGCPPPQRPPWPSAPTHPDWSPSGAPSTLTLSPDVLHQPRAPGPLCWPSPGISGVTEDRRD from the exons ATGCCCTCGGTGATGGAGAAGCCGAGCGCGGGCTCAGGGATCCTGTCCCGCAGCCGGGCCAAGACGGTGCCCAACGGCGGACAGCCCCACTCGGAGGATGACAGCAGCGAGGAGGAGCACTCGCACG ACAGTATGATCCGCGTTGGAACCAATTACCAGGCCGTAATTCCGGAGTGCAAGCCTG AGAGCCCCGCACGCTACAGCAACAAGGAGCTGAAGGGGATGCTGGTGTGGTCACCCAACCACTGTGTGTCAGATGCCAAGC TTGACAAGTACATTGCGATGGCCAAGGAGAAGCATGGCTACAACATTGAGCAG GCGCTGGGCATGCTTCTGTGGCATAAGCACGATGTGGAGAAGTCGCTGGCCGACCTGGCCAACTTCACCCCATTCCCTGACGAGTGGACAGTAGAGGACAAGGTGCTGTTTGAACAGGCCTTTGGCTTCCACGGCAAATGTTTCCAGCGGATCCAGCAGATG CTGCCTGACAAGTTGATTCCCAGCCTGGTGAAATACTACTACTCTTGGAAGAAGACCCGCAGCCGAACTAGTGTGATGGACAGACAGGCCCGGCGGCTGGGGGGCCGCAAGGACAAAGAAGACAG TGATGAGCTCGAAGAGGGTCGAGGAGGCGTGAGTGAGGGAGAGCCCGATCCTGGAGATCCCAAGAGAGAG CCTCTACCCTCTCGGCCCCTGAATGCACGCCCAGGCCCTGGGAAAAAGGAGGTCCAGGTGTCTCAGTACCGCCACCATCCCTTGCGAACCCGGCGTCGCCCACCCAAGGGCATGTACCTGAGCCCTGAGGGCCTCACGGCAGTGTCAGGAAGCCCGGACCTTGCCAACCTCACGCTCCGAGGTCTTGACTCTCAGCTCATCTCCCTCAAGCGCCAG GTACAGAGCATGAAGCAGACGAACAGCAGCCTGCGCCAAGCCCTGGAGGGCGGTATTGATCCACTACGCCCCCCGGAG GCCAACACCAAGTTCAACTCCCGCTGGACCACAGATGAGCAGCTTTTGGCTGTTCAAG GTCCAGATTACATCGGTCTCCACGTCCGTGCCCCGATCAGTGCCCCCTGCGCCACCACCCCCTCCACCGCCCACCTCGCTGTCCCAGCCACCCCCGCTGCTGAGGCCACCTTTGCCCACAGCTCCCACTCTGCTCCGACAGCCACCCCCACTGCAGCAGGGCCGCTTCCTCCAGCCCCGGCTGGCCCCCAACCAGCCCCCACCGCCTCTCATCCGCCCCGCTCTGGCTGCCCCCCGCCACAGCGCCCGCCCTGGCCCTCAGCCCCCACCCACCCTGATTGGAGCCCCTCTGGAGCCCCCAGCACCCTCACTCTGAGCCCTGATGTCCTCCACCAACCACGGGCTCCAGGACCCCTTTGCTGGCCATCCCCAGGCATCTCTGGTGTCACTGAGGACAGAAGGGATTAG
- the RCOR2 gene encoding REST corepressor 2 isoform X1 yields MPSVMEKPSAGSGILSRSRAKTVPNGGQPHSEDDSSEEEHSHDSMIRVGTNYQAVIPECKPESPARYSNKELKGMLVWSPNHCVSDAKLDKYIAMAKEKHGYNIEQALGMLLWHKHDVEKSLADLANFTPFPDEWTVEDKVLFEQAFGFHGKCFQRIQQMLPDKLIPSLVKYYYSWKKTRSRTSVMDRQARRLGGRKDKEDSDELEEGRGGVSEGEPDPGDPKREPLPSRPLNARPGPGKKEVQVSQYRHHPLRTRRRPPKGMYLSPEGLTAVSGSPDLANLTLRGLDSQLISLKRQVQSMKQTNSSLRQALEGGIDPLRPPEANTKFNSRWTTDEQLLAVQAIRRYGKDFGAIAEVIGNKTLTQVKTFFVSYRRRFNLEEVLQEWEAEQDGVPGAPVPMEEARRGAPLPAPALEEDDEVQITSVSTSVPRSVPPAPPPPPPPTSLSQPPPLLRPPLPTAPTLLRQPPPLQQGRFLQPRLAPNQPPPPLIRPALAAPRHSARPGPQPPPTLIGAPLEPPAPSL; encoded by the exons ATGCCCTCGGTGATGGAGAAGCCGAGCGCGGGCTCAGGGATCCTGTCCCGCAGCCGGGCCAAGACGGTGCCCAACGGCGGACAGCCCCACTCGGAGGATGACAGCAGCGAGGAGGAGCACTCGCACG ACAGTATGATCCGCGTTGGAACCAATTACCAGGCCGTAATTCCGGAGTGCAAGCCTG AGAGCCCCGCACGCTACAGCAACAAGGAGCTGAAGGGGATGCTGGTGTGGTCACCCAACCACTGTGTGTCAGATGCCAAGC TTGACAAGTACATTGCGATGGCCAAGGAGAAGCATGGCTACAACATTGAGCAG GCGCTGGGCATGCTTCTGTGGCATAAGCACGATGTGGAGAAGTCGCTGGCCGACCTGGCCAACTTCACCCCATTCCCTGACGAGTGGACAGTAGAGGACAAGGTGCTGTTTGAACAGGCCTTTGGCTTCCACGGCAAATGTTTCCAGCGGATCCAGCAGATG CTGCCTGACAAGTTGATTCCCAGCCTGGTGAAATACTACTACTCTTGGAAGAAGACCCGCAGCCGAACTAGTGTGATGGACAGACAGGCCCGGCGGCTGGGGGGCCGCAAGGACAAAGAAGACAG TGATGAGCTCGAAGAGGGTCGAGGAGGCGTGAGTGAGGGAGAGCCCGATCCTGGAGATCCCAAGAGAGAG CCTCTACCCTCTCGGCCCCTGAATGCACGCCCAGGCCCTGGGAAAAAGGAGGTCCAGGTGTCTCAGTACCGCCACCATCCCTTGCGAACCCGGCGTCGCCCACCCAAGGGCATGTACCTGAGCCCTGAGGGCCTCACGGCAGTGTCAGGAAGCCCGGACCTTGCCAACCTCACGCTCCGAGGTCTTGACTCTCAGCTCATCTCCCTCAAGCGCCAG GTACAGAGCATGAAGCAGACGAACAGCAGCCTGCGCCAAGCCCTGGAGGGCGGTATTGATCCACTACGCCCCCCGGAG GCCAACACCAAGTTCAACTCCCGCTGGACCACAGATGAGCAGCTTTTGGCTGTTCAAG CCATCCGTAGGTATGGCAAAGACTTTGGGGCTATTGCAGAGGTGATTGGGAACAAGACTCTGACCCAGGTGAAGACTTTCTTTGTGAGCTACCGGCGCCGCTTCAATCTGGAGGAGGTGCTGCAGGaatgggaggctgagcaggatgGGGTCCCTGGAGCCCCAGTCCCCATGGAGGAGGCTAGGAGAGGGGCTCCATTGCCAGCCCCAGCCCTAGAGGAAGATGACGAG GTCCAGATTACATCGGTCTCCACGTCCGTGCCCCGATCAGTGCCCCCTGCGCCACCACCCCCTCCACCGCCCACCTCGCTGTCCCAGCCACCCCCGCTGCTGAGGCCACCTTTGCCCACAGCTCCCACTCTGCTCCGACAGCCACCCCCACTGCAGCAGGGCCGCTTCCTCCAGCCCCGGCTGGCCCCCAACCAGCCCCCACCGCCTCTCATCCGCCCCGCTCTGGCTGCCCCCCGCCACAGCGCCCGCCCTGGCCCTCAGCCCCCACCCACCCTGATTGGAGCCCCTCTGGAGCCCCCAGCACCCTCACTCTGA